The proteins below are encoded in one region of Cololabis saira isolate AMF1-May2022 chromosome 21, fColSai1.1, whole genome shotgun sequence:
- the LOC133422275 gene encoding guanine nucleotide-binding protein G(o) subunit alpha-like — protein sequence MFCCLNVLPLPLQICMGMCPDITEESKKAKLQSSKIEQDLCEQARAERNVVKILMLGTAESGKSTLVKQIKIIHTHGFSKQELITFKPAVLDNLLTSMKTVLQGMGTLRINLANKKNKIHARSILSCSQCFGDEEELLPFVAHAFCALWNDQGVRAAAARGYEFELNDSALYFFENISRIISPTYVPTETDVLRVRVRTRGIIETQFRVNKTTFRLYDVGGQRSERRKWLSCFDCIHAVVFVVALSSYDMMLLGDPAVNRLEESLDFFSSICTNALFQRASLVLFMNKTDLFRQKILHSGRHLRFYLSCYKGADCDVDAGARHITAMFSACNSNHDKAVYHHFTTATDTTCIQVVFHMVIDQIILAGNLAAVQLL from the exons ATGTTTTGTTGCTTAAATGTACTGCCACTCCCGCTGCAG ATCTGCATGGGGATGTGCCCGGACATCACAGAAGAGAGTAAAAAGGCCAAACTGCAGAGCTCTAAAATCGAGCAAGATCTCTGTGAGCAAGCCAGGGCTGAGAGGAATGTGGTCAAAATCCTAATGCTAG GAACTGCAGAGAGTGGCAAGAGTACATTGGTCAAGCAGATAAAGATAATCCATACTCATGGTTTCTCCAAACAGGAGCTCATTACTTTCAAG CCTGCCGTTTTAGACAACCTTTTGACCTCGATGAAGACGGTTCTCCAAGGGATGGGCACCCTGCGGATAAACCTCGCAAACAAGAAGAACAAG ATACATGCCCGCTCCATTCTGTCCTGCAGCCAGTGTTTTGGAGATGAAGAGGAGCTGCTTCCTTTTGTGGCTCATGCTTTCTGTGCCCTTTGGAACGACCAAGGCGTAAGAGCAGCTGCAGCCAGAGGTTACGAATTTGAGCTCAATGACTCTGCACTCTA TTTCTTCGAGAACATAAGTCGAATCATCAGCCCAACCTACGTTCCCACTGAGACGGATGTTCTGAGAGTCAGAGTGAGGACCCGTGGAATCATCGAGACGCAGTTTCGGGTTAATAAAACAACCTTTCG ATTGTATGATGTTGGAGGCCAGCGAAGTGAGAGGAGGAAGTGGCTCAGCTGCTTTGATTGTATTCATGCTGTGGTGTTTGTTGTGGCCCTCAGCAGCTATGACATGATGCTTTTGGGGGATCCTGCAGTG AATCGGCTTGAGGAGagtcttgattttttttcatcaatctGCACCAACGCGCTCTTCCAGAGAGCTTCGCTG GTTCTGTTCATGAACAAAACAGACCTTTTCCGTCAGAAAATCCTGCACTCTGGGAGACACTTGAGGTTTTATCTTTCGTGCTACAAAG GAGCGGATTGTGACGTGGATGCAGGAGCTCGCCACATCACTGCCATGTTTTCAGCATGTAACAGCAATCATGACAAGGCTGTGTATCACCACTTCACCACTGCCACAGACACCACATGCATACAGGTGGTCTTCCACATGGTCATTGACCAAATAATCCTAGCAGGAAACCTAGCAGCTGTCCAGCTGTTGTAG